The segment CGCATTTAGATGTTTTTTACGCGATCCTGAGGCAGGTATCCGATACACCCCAGGGAATCCCATTCCTCTCAATCTTGCAGCACTTACTGCGTATAGATCCGAAAGAAGCAGTTAGTGATTTGATCTGGGATACAGCAGAAACATTGGTACATAGGGCTACACTTCTTGAAAATCACGAGGACTCTGTGAGACTTCTAAGAGCACCAAGTGTGCAGAAAATCGTTTGTCCTCATTGTAGAACGGATATTAGTGCCACAAGGAAACAGTCCATTGCTGCAGGATCTCTTCCTTCTCCCCCACCACCTCCGCCACCAGCACTTTCACCCCCGCCACCACCTCCGCCAGCTATGGGTGAATTGAAACCTATGACTGTTCCACCTCCACCACCTCCCATGGCCCCTGTACTAAAAACTCCAGTGCAGGTTACAAAGGCTCCTCAGCCCAAAACTCCAGAACCGCCGCCAGAACCTCAGCAATTGCTGCCGCAACAGGAAACACCTGTTCCACGtagtaaaatgaaaacaattaattGGAATAAGATTCCATCAAATAGGATCCTAGGACGTCATAACATCTGGTCCTCCCTGGCTTCAGCGCACAGTACAAAAGATACTCAGGCACTGGACtttgaagaaattgaggaTCTCTTCTGTCAGCAAACTACACCAAATCCACAAGCATCTCCAAAACTGGGACGCGACAAAACCGACACActggaaaggaagaaaaaggaaaactccGAAATAAGTTTACTTGATGGAAAAAGAAGTCTCAAtgttaatattttcttgaagcAATTTCGTAGTTCCAATGAAAACATTATCAATCTCATCAAGAATGGAGAGCACGAAGATGTAGGAGCGGAAAGACTTAGAGGTCTCCTGAAAATTTTGCCTGAGGTAGATGAATTAGACATGCTAAAATCATTTGATGGTGATAAAACACGTTTAGGCAAtgcagaaaaatttctcatggaACTATTAAACCTTTCCAAGTAAGTCGCTTTAAATAATAGACTAtaatatgtttaattttttttttaacttgaaattatttttaaaaaaatccaagaattCATATATAAAGgcaagatttttcttttctagctATAAACTTAGAATCGAATGTATGCTCCtgaaagaagaatttgcaGCAAATGTTGCATACCTAGAACCAGCTATACGAACTATGCTGTATGCGGGGGAAGACCTGATGACTAACAAATCACTCCAAGAAGTTCTCTACATGGTTCTTCTAATGggaaatttcctcaattttggtGGTTACGCTGGAAATGCAGCTGGAGTCAAGCTATCTTCCCTACAAAAGCTCACCGATATCCGTGCTAATAAACCTGGGATGAATTTAATCCACTATGTAGCTCTACAAGCTGAGAAAACGAATTCTAAACTTTTGGACTTTCCCTCAGAACTGACCACGCTGGAGAACGCTTcaaagtaagttttttttttaattttgaaccATCTGAATCAATAATGTAcataaatcttcaatttgtgggtttttagAACAAGCGTGGAACAACTTAATAACGAGCTGTACACCCTATGCCAGAGAatagaaaaagttaaaaagaacATTGAATCCCCTAATACTGATATCGATATAAAAAAGCAGATGGtagattttctcaaaacttcCGAACAGGAAGTACAAATTCTCGAACGATATATGTTAGATTTAGAAAAGATGCGCATAAAATTGGCGGACTTCTTCGTTGAGGAAGTTAAAACCTTCAAGCTCGAAGAATGCTTCAAGATCCTgcaaaattttagagaaaaatttcgtCAGGCTGTTGTAGACAACGAAAGAAGACGAATTCAAGAACAACAAGCAAACTTCCGCAGGAAGCAGAGAGAGGATCAACTAGCCATTAAGAGAAGGAATGGTATGCTAAAcgggatttaaaaaaaaaacttgtaatttattttttttgtattaatttcttcttatttcaGTGACACCAGATTTATCATTGGGAATAGATAGTCAAATCCTCGATTCGAATCTTCTAACTTGTAGTCCAGCTCTTCAACGGCGAAGAATTGGCTCTTTTACGAACAACAACGAATTAGCATCCCCCAAGGATCCCGGACCATCACCGGAGAATACTCTGAGACGACGCAAAAGTCGAAATCTCAATGAAGATGAGAGTCTGATGGATTTCCTAAGGTCATCAGGTCATGATAATTTTTCCAGAGAACGAAAAACATCTTACGGCAGTTTAGATCGTTCCTGGGCACGTCGAGCAAGGGCCGAAAATGGTTTCAAGAAGCGCCCTGATCTCTTCCATGTAGACTTTACAGCTGATAGAGAGAGAGCCAATTCACCCTCATCACCAATCCAGCCACATCCTGTTCCTAcgattgaaaaggaaaatccaagTGATGAAGTAAAACCGAGAATTTCAAAGGAGTGGCACGAAAAGATCCAAACATGGCTTCAACACAATGATccagatagcagaaagaaacgACTCTCACAGAGAAAGTCATACGAAGAAGATTCAGGTTAGTACTTAAtctaattattaaaaatttacaaaaagacACTCTAAAtatgattctttctttgcagAAAATGAACGAAAACTTGATCCTCTTCCAGAAGAGAAGGTATCACAGAGCGAAGAAAAACCAAGGAGAACACACATGAAGTGGAAACCTTCTAATACAATCGAAATAACCGATGTGGTTGGCACGATTGAGGCAATCCAAGGTGAATCCTCAAATGAAATAGTAAAAatccaaaactttttttttataaaattttgtgtCTTTCGTTTATTCTCAGAATCTCAACCAAAACCACGAGAACCACGAATTACAAGCCCAGACAATTCTCCTCGTAAATCTCTGATATCGACATTGGGTCAACGAGATCCAAGCGAAAGACCACACAGGATTTTTTCATCAGAATTGCGACCAAAGGATGACATCGATGCAGACAATATTGAAACTCCACCAACTCCCAGGAAGAGTCTTCTGGGGACTGgggataattttaataatgaagAATCACTAGGAACGGGACAATTTGATAGATTTTCCTCTGCCCGCAAGACCCGTCGCTTTAAAAGATCTAATGCAGCCACAACTGACACCGCTATGTCTGAAGAGGTTCCCAAGACGCAAATTTTTGTTGAATCATCCCAACCTGTTGCTCTTGAGAAGAAACAGTTCACGCTCGAAGATAAGGAAGCACGACTGAAACGCTGGCAGGAACGACTTAAAAGCCTCGATGAGGCAGAGGGACAGAAAAATCCCAGACGTTTCCAGATTGGTGAGAAAGCTGGTGAAAGTGTGCGAAGTGTAACAAAAAATACCCCATGTGAATTCAATGACGAAGGCTTTGAAGAATCACAGAGTTTGGTGTCAGACACCTTATCTCAAGGCAAGGAAACAAGCTCCGGAAATGAAAATACAGATCCTCAGGTGCATGTGAGGGAGAAACCAAGTGCAATAGGTGGTGAGGTGGAGACACACAAGAGAATCAGTGATTTAATGCCAAAACGAACATATTCCATGCGAAATAGTCCGTCTGCGCCAACAATCTCTTCTTCAAAACCTCTATATAGGAGGAATTCATTACGAAAGAATGACTCAAAGTCATCAGTTACCAGTCTTACGAGTAGGAATGTCGAGAGAAGTGGCTCAAGAGGGAGTTTGAGGTCATCTCGCTCTTCGCTGAATAGCGGTGTCTCTACTAGTACAGTTAAGAGACTCCCAGTAAAGCCTCCCCCATCCAGATTTACAACAACCCCATTTCATGAAAAGAAACCCCTGCAGAGCTCATCATTCCGTCTATCTGGAAGTACATCTCGTGTTCCTGCAAGTCGAAGTAGCTCTAGCAATTCGAGCATAGGTAGTGCATCCCTTCGGGTGAAACCTCAAACTTCCGGATATACAAAAGCTCCCGTTTCTTCGGAGAATCTCACCAATGGAACAACTTTTCGAACACTCCCTAGCCCAAAGTTACCAAATACCCATGGCGTCAGTGTGACCAGTCGACGAAATAACTTTATGCGACCAACAACGGCTTCTACGACCAAAGCCCAAACACCAGCACCACCAATTAGTGGACAAAGTGCACTTCTTAGAAGTCGTCTTAGGAAGTGAGTGCCATACCCAGTGTGGACATGAGAAATTCCCCACAATCCCAATGCACTGGAAGGATGAAAATACGAAAGTTTAACGTTCAAAGGttgacgtaaaaaaaatttgaaaattctttaattaagcGCATTCTGGTCGGTGGTTAAGTCTCAAATTCTCTTTCGTGAATTATGCCAACTTTTTTTGTtccataaataataaaaaattaattatactTAAACgtcaatagaaaaaaaaaacatttcaaccTTTTAAAAGGATCTTttgttgattattttttccagTGCAAAAAAGCTGTATATTCACAACGAAAGATTTagttagaaaattcttgagacTGCGCTGAagtaagagagaaaaaatatgtgtGTAGCGAAAAAGcaagaatgataaaaaaaaattaaaatgacataacattatgaaaataaatcgcAATATAAAAAGTAATCATAtacttgaataaaaaaaaaaagactaactCTGCTAATACAGCATAAAAAGAACCTGTTAAATTCTCCCTAACATGCTCAAAActtaaacatattttatttctaatccCACTTCTAACCAAGAATAAAGTCACATAGAGACCCAAGACACCctctctcaaataaattaattattaatttttacgcgtgttttttttacattcctGATATTTTGTACTTTGCAAAGTTATACTCTTTGTGTTTTTTatatctcctttttttcttctcaaatacaaacaaaacagaaaaaaaaatcgaagaaaatttgttttacttCACCATAGCCGATGGATCAACTGGATGCCCtgctccattttttttgtgtatgctATTGTCGGCAAAAACTAGCCTAATCCCCTTTCTTCTCACTGGAATTCACTGGCGACGATTTTTCCGATGCTTTCCTCTTGTCACCCTgcgtgggagaaaaaaaaagataatttatgtGAAGTAAAGTGATGATGAAAGAGCATCACTTTTAGCGGTATTTataggaaattattaaaagaacaGTAATAGTTTTAGATATAAAACTAATCAGctaaactttgtttttttctttaaaattaaatggaaagaaTCTTACCTTAATTTGATCTCTAATTTTAAGAGCCCATGATAAACTCTTTAGCCTATATTGATCCTTTGCGCGTTCTCTCATCTTCTGCGGAATAACCAACATCGTCGTTGTGGTGTTGCCAATAAAGAGAACCAAAAACAGGAAACTCATCATTGGAATCTGCCATGTGGCGTCTGGATGCTCAGAAAGTTTATAGAGAACCCAAGCATTGTATGCTTGGAAAAGGTAGCCAATGAAGAGAAAGGGTAAAAGGAAACCAATACCCTTCCACATCCATGTGTGGAAACCCTGAAAAGTAACAGAATGTTTATACTGATCAGCTCTTCTATTTCAACATTCTTTTTACCTCAATTGTAATGTCCATATTGTGCCTTTCACCGAGAGCTTTAAGTCGATACAGAACACCTTTTTGATACCGAAACTGTAAGTATTGAACCATACCtgtgaaaaattaagattaatatATGAATATTATCATTTTCAAAGTATATACTCACTTATATAGGCGTTAAAGTACATAAATTGACTGCGGAAAAGTTGCCAGGGTTCTCCTTGGGGCCACACAAGTAGCACACCCGCAGAAACGGTCGATATGAAGTGGTGTGCCCGCCACCATCCTTTAATCCGCGACCCATTGACCTTTAAAATTGACTCCCGGATTGTTAGAGTACAATAGTACCACACAAGAAGGAACATAAAGGCCAATTCTAGTGCCCTGTAGTTCACAACAAGATTGAGGAGCGCCATCGAAAGTCCGATAACATTCAGGATCAGTTTGAACTTTTCATAATCATCCTTATATCGCACCTTGTCATTCCTATTGAGAATCGACACATTTACATTGCCCAAGATAATCTGGAACGAAATATGGTTTGCACAGAGAATTCAGGGAATACAACGACTGCTTCCGATAAGACTAACTTTCAAATAAAGTCCATTTTCCTTCGGTAGAGTCTGTTCAATTTCATGCAGCTGAGCTTTTCGCTTCATCATCCCTTTCTCGATTTCCGCAGTCATATCTTGGTACTCTGATGGTAATGAGCTGCTGTTGGGAATGTTTaacctgtaaaaaaaaagaaaagtttcaatgGGGACGACCTTTGAACCATTAGAGGTAAAATGTACCGCGATGACATACCCCAAAGGTTACGTGAACAACTTTATCGAGCAATTTATGCGTGTTTTCgtcattaatcaattttttatgtgattttctGATAAGACAGGGACTTTAGAGATTGCCCACTTACTTGCTCATACCGAGACCGATTTGGTTCAGCCTGTACCGCTGATGTTTTATGTCCTTTCTGCATTTCTGCTGCAACCCCTCAAGACTTTCCAGGAGTTCCAGGTAGTTCTGATTGACAGCCTGTGGCAAAACATACAACGAAATCCttgtttttatacattttttctatGGCGTATCAGATGAAAATAGTACATTACCTCTAAATCTTTATATTCTGTAGCTAATTCATCCCACTCCCTCTTTAAATTCTGGATTTTTTCCATCTTTCGTGAACTTTCACACGCGCCCTCGTGTTGCGGCTGTTTTCACCTTACTTGCACACTATGCCCCACTAAAATATGTAGTCTTGTTATGCGGACATGGATTGTAGACATTCGTAGGGCATGTCGCATGGTTTTCCGcagtattaaatttttatttttcattggcCACGAGAAACGAGTTTTCAGCATTGCAAAGGTGGCGTGGCggtaaaatgatttattgcgAAAATCCAATGTTAGCATTTTGAACGTTTCTATGCGGAAAAATACTTAAAGTACCGTAAAGCCgtgaaattttgaaacttaTGCGTTTCGCGCGAAAAATctagaaaaaggaaaattataacaGTATGTAGGATTGTGACAGAATGAAGCACCCCTTGGGCAATTGTGACAATTTTGACAAATGCCGTTTTGGAAAAAAGTGATCTGcgagatgaattttctttaataaattttattcacaccgttttcttagaatattttaagttGTTTTACCATCGCAACACCTCTCGACAAGTCTCACCCGTAGATTCACGTATTCTGTATTGTTTCTCGGTGGAAACGGTGGTGTTTGCTTGTGAAAATCTGAGAAAACGTGTGTGACTTTAGTTTTTGGATGCACGAAGAAGACCACAAAAAAGTCTGGCTATTGTGACacaagagaacaaaaaaattttccataaaaattgcatttattgtGCCATTAAATGTGCGAATAGTTATtaagaattgtaaaaaatgtCCGCATTGAGGTGTCACAGTGGATAGATAAATTGGTTCTCGGTTGCGTGTACAAAAGGGCAAACGGAAAGAAGTAAGATGCCCACTAGAACGGGAATCAAGAAGCCCCTTGGAATAGTTCTCCGGAACAGGAAGACAATAAAAGACGGTGTCATCACGGTGAGTATTCATGTTATTTTACCACACCTAGTTCTTAGATTGTTTGTCCGTCCAAGCCAACATTCCACCACTCTCCGGATTCGACAAAATCAAAATCGACCTCCTTCAGCTTCCGGAATGCCGTGAGTGCCAGCGAATTCTTTCCCTGCACATCTTGAAGGAAGTTCTTTTCGTACACACGATGTAGATGTTGTACGTTGATATGTGCTCTTGCCTCAGTCTGTGTGAGGCAGATGCAATTCCACGGTGCCCAGTCTTCAGTCATTTTCCATCGTGGTAGCCTGCAAAAacatatattttcctttcaggGCCACGGTAGCTTTTCATGGTGCTCCATATTCCCCCAAACTTTGCTGCGTGCCAATGGAAAGCGCGTTAGATCAGCGAGTTTTCGAGCAGCGAAAGAAATCCATGGCCAGGTGTTCCCTCCACTTGATATTCTGGCCTCTGACGCCATACGCTCGATAACATATTGCTTCTGATGCTCAGATCTCTGACTAAATTTATCTTTCGACGTATTTCCAGcactttttctttccaaatcCATAATTACTAATTTCATTGGCAATTTAGAATGATATTCCACGTCGTTAATTATTGGTTCTTTAAGAACAATACGTTTTCttatcataattttaatgttataCCTACGTACTTGATCTTATCAGTGTTATGCAAAACAAACAATAGGTACTAGTCTCAGTCTCAGTAACTATACTATACATACCTACTTAATAAATCTAGGTATgtatattaataataaattgttagaaattttgtgacaattttagataaaattaaattgatcttttatctttttcatAATGCAATTGTTCTatccttttataaaatttataaaataaaaatcgcaAGAAAgtaaagattaagaaaaatgagtATTCCAGATTAATTCCTTTATGATATTTGTTTGAGAAAAACgcaagaaataatttcttatcgTTTTTATGAAGAACAAGTTAATGTTAATTAGTTGATCCTGTAACTGCTATCTCTTCTTTAAATCACCCAAACCACCA is part of the Lutzomyia longipalpis isolate SR_M1_2022 chromosome 3, ASM2433408v1 genome and harbors:
- the LOC129793342 gene encoding inverted formin-2 is translated as MKTNITMDPRTGLDYIVDNKDYVQKLGSALDTDNVTVKKQVFELLSALCAYSAEGYNRALETLEHFMNLKKERYRFRIIVLELEKANLAEYQMALLAFVNCLIISAPTLQRRIKVRNEFIGLNLLSVLNNLRPLAKNLPDIKVQLDVFDEQRESDEAQNLQDPDGINLNSHLDVFYAILRQVSDTPQGIPFLSILQHLLRIDPKEAVSDLIWDTAETLVHRATLLENHEDSVRLLRAPSVQKIVCPHCRTDISATRKQSIAAGSLPSPPPPPPPALSPPPPPPPAMGELKPMTVPPPPPPMAPVLKTPVQVTKAPQPKTPEPPPEPQQLLPQQETPVPRSKMKTINWNKIPSNRILGRHNIWSSLASAHSTKDTQALDFEEIEDLFCQQTTPNPQASPKLGRDKTDTLERKKKENSEISLLDGKRSLNVNIFLKQFRSSNENIINLIKNGEHEDVGAERLRGLLKILPEVDELDMLKSFDGDKTRLGNAEKFLMELLNLSNYKLRIECMLLKEEFAANVAYLEPAIRTMLYAGEDLMTNKSLQEVLYMVLLMGNFLNFGGYAGNAAGVKLSSLQKLTDIRANKPGMNLIHYVALQAEKTNSKLLDFPSELTTLENASKTSVEQLNNELYTLCQRIEKVKKNIESPNTDIDIKKQMVDFLKTSEQEVQILERYMLDLEKMRIKLADFFVEEVKTFKLEECFKILQNFREKFRQAVVDNERRRIQEQQANFRRKQREDQLAIKRRNVTPDLSLGIDSQILDSNLLTCSPALQRRRIGSFTNNNELASPKDPGPSPENTLRRRKSRNLNEDESLMDFLRSSGHDNFSRERKTSYGSLDRSWARRARAENGFKKRPDLFHVDFTADRERANSPSSPIQPHPVPTIEKENPSDEVKPRISKEWHEKIQTWLQHNDPDSRKKRLSQRKSYEEDSENERKLDPLPEEKVSQSEEKPRRTHMKWKPSNTIEITDVVGTIEAIQESQPKPREPRITSPDNSPRKSLISTLGQRDPSERPHRIFSSELRPKDDIDADNIETPPTPRKSLLGTGDNFNNEESLGTGQFDRFSSARKTRRFKRSNAATTDTAMSEEVPKTQIFVESSQPVALEKKQFTLEDKEARLKRWQERLKSLDEAEGQKNPRRFQIGEKAGESVRSVTKNTPCEFNDEGFEESQSLVSDTLSQGKETSSGNENTDPQVHVREKPSAIGGEVETHKRISDLMPKRTYSMRNSPSAPTISSSKPLYRRNSLRKNDSKSSVTSLTSRNVERSGSRGSLRSSRSSLNSGVSTSTVKRLPVKPPPSRFTTTPFHEKKPLQSSSFRLSGSTSRVPASRSSSSNSSIGSASLRVKPQTSGYTKAPVSSENLTNGTTFRTLPSPKLPNTHGVSVTSRRNNFMRPTTASTTKAQTPAPPISGQSALLRSRLRK
- the LOC129793399 gene encoding transmembrane protein 120 homolog, yielding MEKIQNLKREWDELATEYKDLEAVNQNYLELLESLEGLQQKCRKDIKHQRYRLNQIGLGMSKLNIPNSSSLPSEYQDMTAEIEKGMMKRKAQLHEIEQTLPKENGLYLKIILGNVNVSILNRNDKVRYKDDYEKFKLILNVIGLSMALLNLVVNYRALELAFMFLLVWYYCTLTIRESILKVNGSRIKGWWRAHHFISTVSAGVLLVWPQGEPWQLFRSQFMYFNAYISMVQYLQFRYQKGVLYRLKALGERHNMDITIEGFHTWMWKGIGFLLPFLFIGYLFQAYNAWVLYKLSEHPDATWQIPMMSFLFLVLFIGNTTTTMLVIPQKMRERAKDQYRLKSLSWALKIRDQIKGDKRKASEKSSPVNSSEKKGD